The Ornithorhynchus anatinus isolate Pmale09 chromosome 1, mOrnAna1.pri.v4, whole genome shotgun sequence genome includes a window with the following:
- the CEP19 gene encoding centrosomal protein of 19 kDa: protein MYTAKKCGIRFQPPAIILIYEAEATSKVRQRIMPVRNFSKYSDSRRAAEQLKNNVRHKEYLENVSLRQLEKLFGYLRGHLWGRTVAQTTERPRREATVDPEEDLNKLDDKELAQRKSIMDELFEKNRLKKDDPNFVYDVEIEFPQDGQLQSCGWDAESADEEF, encoded by the exons ATGTACACCGCCAAAAAGTGTGGAATTCGATTCCAGCCTCCGGCCATCATCCTCATCTACGAAGCGGAGGCGACGAGCAAAGTTCGACAGCGCATCATGCCCGTCCGAAACTTTTCCAAATATTCCG ACAGCAGAAGAGCCGCCGAACAGCTGAAGAATAACGTCCGGCACAAGGAGTACCTGGAGAACGTCTCCCTCCGCCAACTGGAGAAGCTCTTCGGCTACCTAAGAGGTCACCTGTGGGGACGGACGGTGGCCCAAACCACGGAACGGCCGCGGCGGGAAGCGACCGTCGATCCCGAGGAGGACCTGAACAAACTAGACGACAAGGAGCTCGCCCAGCGCAAGAGCATCATGGACGAGCTCTTTGAGAAGAATCGGCTGAAGAAGGACGACCCCAACTTCGTCTACGACGTTGAAATCGAATTCCCTCAGGACGGGCAGCTGCAGTCCTGCGGCTGGGACGCCGAGTCCGCCGACGAGGAGTTCTga